The following proteins are co-located in the Eptesicus fuscus isolate TK198812 chromosome 9, DD_ASM_mEF_20220401, whole genome shotgun sequence genome:
- the PARS2 gene encoding probable proline--tRNA ligase, mitochondrial gives MEGLLTRCRALPALASCNHQLSGYLPRRFPHCAPGRGKRLVLSCLFQPQNLREDQVLPLEGRSGDLTCKSQRLMLQVGLIHPASSGCYHLLPYTVRAMEKLVRVIDQEMQAIGGQKVNMPSLSPAELWRASNRWDLMGKELLRLRDRHGKEYCLGPTHEEAITALVASQKTLSYKQLPFLLYQVTRKFRDEPRPRFGLLRGREFYMKDMYTFDSSPEAARQTYSLVCDAYSSLFDRLGLRCVKVQADVGSIGGTMSHEFQLPVEIGEDRFAVCTSCSFSANVETLDSSQMICPACQGPLTETKGIEVGHTFYLGTKYSSIFNAQFINVHGKPSLAEMGCYGLGVTRILAAAIEVLSTEDCIRWPSLLAPYQVCLIPPKKGSKEEAVAELMGQLYDHISEAVPQLRGEILLDDRTHLTIGNRLKDANKFGYPFVIIAGKRALEDPAHFEVWCQNTSEVVFLTEEAVIELLSHVQVV, from the coding sequence ATGGAAGGGCTGCTGACAAGATGCAGAGCACTGCCCGCTCTGGCCTCCTGCAACCACCAGCTCTCTGGGTACCTTCCCCGCAGGTTTCCCCACTGTGCCCCAGGGAGAGGGAAGCGCTTGGTGCTGTCCTGCCTGTTCCAGCCCCAGAACCTTCGGGAAGACCAGGTGCTCCCACTGGAGGGCAGATCTGGCGACCTGACCTGTAAGAGCCAGCGGCTGATGCTGCAGGTGGGCCTGATCCACCCAGCGAGCTCCGGCTGTTACCACCTCCTGCCTTACACTGTTCGTGCCATGGAGAAGCTGGTGCGGGTGATAGACCAGGAGATGCAGGCCATTGGCGGGCAGAAGGTCAATATGCCCAGTCTCAGCCCAGCAGAGCTCTGGCGAGCCTCCAACCGGTGGGACTTGATGGGCAAGGAGCTGCTAAGACTTAGAGACAGACACGGCAAGGAATACTGCCTAGGACCAACTCACGAGGAAGCCATTACAGCCCTGGTTGCCTCCCAGAAGACACTGTCCTACAAGCAGCTCCCATTCCTGCTGTACCAGGTGACAAGGAAGTTTCGGGATGAGCCCAGGCCCCGCTTTGGTCTTCTCCGTGGCCGAGAGTTTTACATGAAGGACATGTACACCTTCGACTCCTCCCCAGAGGCCGCCCGGCAGACCTACAGCCTGGTATGTGATGCCTACAGCAGCCTGTTTGACAGGCTGGGGCTGCGGTGTGTCAAGGTCCAGGCAGACGTGGGCAGCATCGGGGGCACGATGTCTCACGAGTTCCAGCTCCCAGTGGAGATTGGAGAGGACCGGTTTGCTGTCTGTACCAGCTGCAGCTTCTCGGCCAACGTGGAGACGCTAGACTCGTCTCAAATGATCTGCCCTGCTTGCCAGGGACCACTGACTGAAACCAAAGGCATTGAGGTGGGGCACACGTTTTACCTGGGCACCAAGTACTCCTCCATTTTCAATGCCCAGTTTATTAACGTCCATGGCAAGCCTTCCCTGGCTGAAATGGGGTGCTATGGCTTAGGTGTGACACGGATTTTGGCTGCTGCCATTGAGGTTCTCTCTACAGAAGACTGCATTCGCTGGCCGAGCCTCCTGGCTCCTTACCAAGTCTGCCTCATCCCCCCGAAGAAGGGCAGTAAGGAAGAGGCGGTTGCAGAGCTCATGGGGCAGCTGTACGACCACATCTCAGAGGCAGTGCCGCAGCTTCGTGGGGAGATCCTACTGGACGACAGGACCCATCTGACCATTGGGAACAGACTGAAGGATGCCAACAAATTTGGCTACCCCTTTGTGATCATCGCCGGCAAGAGGGCCTTGGAGGACCCTGCCCATTTTGAGGTTTGGTGCCAGAACACCAGTGAAGTGGTCTTTCTCACCGAAGAAGCAGTCATAGAATTACTGAGCCACGTGCAGGTTGTGTAA